The sequence ggcaataaggattcttatggacttgaacattgcgactggtgaaaaggtttcatcatagtcaactccttgtctttgagtataaccttttgctaccaatcatgccttgtaggtaagtaccttaccatcaggcccaaattttctcttgtagatccatttacaccctattggaacaattccatcaggaggatctactaaggaccaaacttggtttgtatgcatcgagtctatttccgacttcatagcttcaagccataaattagaatccgcatcagaaattgcttccttgaagtttcttggatcacatccaatgtcgggtccACTGTgatcctcttcaagaagaagaccatatcgaataggaggtctagaagtcctctcggatctcctagatataggcgtgtccgttgaaggttcttgaggtgtgtggtcgttattttgtatctcgggttcttctcaaattccttcgagttccatcatcttgtctttattatctaataagaactccttctccatgaaggtggcattcctcgaaacaaacacttttgtctcataaggatgatagaaataatatccgattgaattcttcggatatcctacaaaataacataaggtggatcgactatccaatttatctcccactgtttgcttcacgtaagcaggacatccccaaatccttaagtacgaatacttagaagctttgccattccataactcgtatggagttttatctactgctttagtgtggacattgttcaacaacaataccgccgtttcaagcgcatagccccaaaaagaaggtgggagctcagtgaagctcatcatagatcgaaccatgtccaacaaagttcgattgcgacgctccgagacaccattcagctgaggtgtcataggaggagtccactgagagagaatctcattctcttttagatagctcaaaaactcggtacttaagtattctccacctcgatccgatcgaagtgctttaatacttctaccttgttttttttctacttcagtcttgaattctttgaacttttcaaatgattcagacttatatttcattaaatataaatacccatacctcgaataatcatcagtaaaggtaatgaagtaggtgtgtccaaatttagtaccgatactaaatggtccacagacatcagtatggatcaaatccaacaggttttgactacgctcaggctttcctttgaaaggagatttagtcatttttccttttaggcaggactcacaagtaggtagagagttaatatcagacatatcaaacattccctctcccactagcttgttcatcctccttgaggaaatatgacctagcctagcatgccaaaggtttgccgggttttgactatcgtttttccttttatttgttgttaccggtttatcaacataattaattggaacgtcttttaattttaagttatatagatcgttttcaagttgtccatttccaatcaaacattcattcttgtaaatattgcaaatctcattcataaaattacaagaaaaaccaacTCTATGGAGCATAGAatcagaaataatgtttttaactaaatctggcacaaataaaacatctctcaaaaataacttaaaattattctgcaaaactaaataaacgtctcccactgctttggcttcaactctggaaccatttccaagtctcagctgggtctcacccatcctaagcttacgacttcttgtcatcacctgcaaatcattgcaaatgtgagatccacatctggtatccaatacccaagaagtagtattaagtgaaacatttattttaatgtaaaacataccctttgcatttcgcaactgctcgaggtattccttgcagttacatttccaatgaccgggtttcttgcagtgatggcaaacatctccagatatgttcacgtttgaagcttttgtcttggccttcttttgtggtacaattttcttgggtggggcaaaacgtttcttaccctttccacttggcctcttcttggagtaagaagaggagccaaccaagagtaccggtttatccttctttaacgtggcctcataagacacaagcatattgaccatcttttcaagggtggcctctatcttgttcatattgaagttcaccacaaatccgtcaaacgacgaaggaagggaaagaagcaacaagtccgcgtttagttcatgctccaaagtcaaatcgagtgttaccaatttttcaatgagcccaatcatgtgtaccccatgctcacggaccgaagtcccatctcgcatgcggcatgtcatgagctctttgacggtggcatacctctctgaccttgactgagctccaaaaagttccttgagattcatgtgtatgtcagcagcattcacggcatcctcaaattgcctctggagttcattagacattgaagcttgcatatagcatttagccttgacatcatggtcccaccattgatcaagttttgccaattcttccggacttatattagccggtgcttcctttggaggatttttttctaacacgtagaaaattttctccgagtttagaacaatctttaatttacgaaaccattccatatagtttgcgccagtcaatttgttttgttcaagaattgagtatagtgaattgcgcgaattcattgtaatgaaatactgaaaaaaaatagacaataatcagtgattgtttaattaatttactaagacataaaatatggcgaaatttaattttataaatttcactcccactattttaacgatttcactaccctctagtgaaaacgggaaacttgtttccttagtgggaacatggagtccaattgacaaactatagtcccgaataatatctgtcaaccataattttaaaaagatagagcccaattgcttccaaagcaacccccatgtttttacctcatgtccaataagggcccaataatatgacgtcgtttaatgtgacatgtcaagatgacccatcaatattaagttgtgatggacggtcgtcatgtggatccccaataatatgaaccaatcccatgggagttccacccaacttacaacatgtgtcgatccaatgtacagctttccgacgaactggcccccccaataatatgagccggaccgtgcccgcgggtagcatctcatacattgatcgttgatggaaggtaggaatatttaaacaatatttaaatttccttttgtttatcttgatatcaattttaaatcatatttaaaatgatggatttttaattttttgaaaatttgtctcatcatgcaatttatgtatgcttgtgggattcatacaatttagtctaaacatgcatacatcaataatatcatatattatttaaggatgatcgatctcattatctaatcgacccgtggttgccaatcacgagtctaagttcaatcctaggtaatatgcaagtatgcaatgcaatcctattacattgagcttccatttacatttcttcggtctttatcgtctgctgggcccaccattgtcttcaaatctttatctcccactaagtctaaaaaatttacaataaatttcgatgacaagtaggggatacatatttaaggggtgggaacgggccataaaccaagcccactttttattacaaatgacaattcaaattgggctataaaccaagcccattaataaagcccaacaacaataaaaccaaatgtaaataacctaacatacacctacaaacttggtcatggcaatcgatcatccttttatccaataattaattcaataattaaataattagataacatgcaatggcatcatatttaaaaagataaaatcaaattttatctaatcctttcataagatcatatcttatcatcaattataccaaaataattgattttataaaatctaatttaacggataaaatttataaattttccaaaaattcaaatttatccaaaaatcaattttaaaaatttcggactcgaacaattcgatccgatgcctcgtgaaccaatcaaaaacaattttcgatcggaccaaaaactagaatttcaaaatttcaaaattttaattaaaaaaatgaattttaattttcccggactgcccgggacattctcGGACTGCCCCCTCCTCCACGTGGgatagggctgcccacgtggaggcgggcagCTTCGTCGCTGCCCGTGGCAGCGATtcaatcgctgcccttgggcaggtgcgctgcccagggcagcgatcaaatcgctgccccGATGCCCCTGTTccgtcaaaattttaatttttaaaattcgttttgttttcaaaaaatcgaggccaaatattttgtacaatcgattaatttaatcgtttgatctgagcaacctgtctctgataccactgttggaaaaacgtgttcagatcaattaagaattgatacccggtgcagcgaaagtttaaaattttatttttatatatggaacgattccatatcatgggtatcaaaactttacgattaaattatgcaagtaaaaataaaatcacaattaaatttttacctcttcaagcaacggcttgattatggacaccaacagaatttaatctgctcttcttgtatatcccgggaaccgatggcttcacggtCAATCTCcgaaataaggtccacgaacaaaaaacagaaaccctctgattgattgcactagaaatcaatcagatttttatcgatgagaataaacagatttgatctgttaattcagaaagtggtttttcgaaaaaatcacagaccgaattttctcaaaagggagaagggaattttctaaaaatcccttagaatttttgtgtagtgttcgaaaattgcaaggagGAATTAGTGAGAATTTCGAACcctacatatgtatatatatatatatatatatatatataatttctagactagattaagttataattatgttagaactctaactccttaggcccataatccataacttaagcccaacaagccaagcccgttattatagaaattaatataaaatttatcatgactccgattgataaaccgatttcaccaatgtgcacagaaaccatttctgcaccttttaaagtcaagataatttttctaaatccgaattcagtgatttccaaaaatacacATCCcaatgtcattttagaaaattccactccctttagttaagaagtccaacttctctttcattaaatttaactctttaaatttaactatctcaacggggtttagtaattcattacttgtgtgacactcaatggttcagggatacagctagctgtgggctcacaactccttgtgactcgaaacaacaatttccgacttgtccaacgaatcatggtaagagcgtctagcaacatcgccccatgattccctaggtatcattgatagtgcctgcaagaaccagtagattttggttagcgtacagtacggtcccttcatccatatatcccgatcgaatcaacaaccattggtgcatcgagagtcgttcgagattcgacaactatgcattacatcttagagatcaaatagtgacatcacatgtgttaCTAGAAAAATCGAGTAatctaaaacacatcatgtactctggccagagattcgtcacactaatatctcctcaggtcacataggatatccacactcgcaagtatatggtgaatccttgacaacaaagcatcgactcctatatgtgtcgtaactgtacccaatcccaacacctgatgaccccaatagagtcggtaaacgagtcaaagtacagtactagcatatagagtctcaatgatgtttcaagtagtaaggaataatggtatacaaccaaaaccgcggactttatccactcgataagtgataaccacttggaaagttcgaatagggtagttcgatcattcatcatatgaatatccatttgcatgctttgaacatctccatgtccattaccaatgaaacgtggtacttggcatcacaaatgctagtctcaatctcgagcgatccttatccttattagcagacggctcaattgactaggaactgtttataatatacagtgactataaggtgtgtttcataataatgatctctctttattcaatatctcatcttacttacactatagtatattcaaggtctttatcaaaacaacaatagtatatcacaatataacaatatgaagaaagacaaagaaaatgccattaatgaatgtaaattatattaaacaaatattgttttatacatagagtcataaaagctcttagccacaagttggctaaccggatacccactctttcaggggCGTGTTGTCATTTTACCAATCCAACCCACTTATTTTGCGGTGTGAGGCAGATCGGTTCGACGAACCCAATCACTTTGACAActaatttttattgaaatatttatattcttcttttttttagtGGAATATTTATATTCTAGTTGGTAACATGAATATGTTTATCGGATATTTTGTTTCCCTTTTACAttatcaaaaattattttttaaaaaagtttataTAACCAATATTATAGTATAGTActttttaaaatacaaatagaAAAGTTCTTTTTgccaaacaaatatatatagatatgttATGGAGTAACATATGTACACTTTTACTAATGAGTAATTTCTTGTGAGACGGTTTCATAGATCTTTATTCGTGAGATGGGTCAACGTATCTATATTtacaataacaagtaatattttgacataaaaactaatattttttttatagagcAGATCTCTGGTGAGACAAATTAAttttatccatatttataataaaaataatatttttggtataaaaaataatattttttaacggATGATCCAAATAGGAGACTcgtctcataaaattgactCATAAGATCGTCTCATATGAATTTTTGCCTTTTTCATAAGTGACTCAAATAGAAGAGCCGTCTCAATGTGTGTGACTGAAAGTTTATTAACAAAAGCAATTTCTCTAATAATATTGCAATTTTTTAccgtaaaaaaataaatttactcTAATACCCATTTTTTTAAACTGAAAGACATTTGATACTAATTTGTAATTTCTTGTTCTTAtccataatttaaaatatatttttctatttttataaaatatcattcttTTTTTAATCATCAATATTATCTCTATCTATGTTatctatgtttttttaaaaaattcaatcgtttgtttatttatattttaaacattttaaaTTAGATTCTgaaatattatgaaaattaattaataaaaaaaattatgcattcaaaaaaatttatatatgtaCACACATTGCGTGCCAGGAAAATTAGTAATATTAATGCCGTTTAAATTTAGTAAGTACAAGTCACTGAGCACACGCATTGCGCgtataaatcataatatataaatataatatattgtatatttaatgttttttttaattttaaagtacttgctttatccttattttttgtgttgtggattttttttcccaaatttattaaaaatttagttGTTGTAGAAATTTAGTTTCAAAAGAAATTGATGAGAAGCGAGATGATAAAATAAGTTAAAAGAGAAAAATATGGGAGAAGTGGGTAAGAGATGGAGTTGAAAAAAGAGTATAAGAGCATAAAAGGAACAAATAGGGAGAAAATCACCTTGACACCAAAAAACAGTTTATACTTTGTATAACCGTCTcacacttaataaaatagtaaagatatatcgtattctttatttatatttgttttgaaTCAATATATGGTACATTAAGTATTACTCAAATGAAGTATCTACAATTCTTGTTCTTGTTAGAAATCAAATATATAACGACCACAAATTATTCccatttttaaaacattttagaTCGATGATGATTGATATAAACCTCCTCTTGCAAATAAGGTGGGAAGAAAGCCTCTGAATTTCTTTGAAGTTCGAGGAAAAGGCCTCTGAATTTCTTTGAAGTTCGAGGAAAAGGCTCAAAATTTAATGAACTTAAAAAATTCCAGCAAGATAAATTTAGAATCAGTAAAAATTTGGCAAACAAAATCATCAATTTCCACCAAATCAAAACCCCGGAGCAGCACAATATATCCACCATATTCACCAGGAAAAAGAAAAACAGGCACAATGACTCTTCTTACATGCAAAACTTCTTCCATGGTATCCAGAGCATTGACAATCTTGTACTTAGATTGACGCCTTTGCTCTAAATCTGAGATAACTCAGAAGCTTCATAGAGAATCGGACTAGAGTAAAAAACGTTTGAACTGCTGCACGACCTTTAACAATCCCCTCCCTTGCGCCACGTGCACTCCTAGCTAAACTCGGTTCATGTATCCTGATTTCTTTTGGGGGCACCACCTGCACCGGTGCTATTGAAGCCAAGTTTAAGCGAATTTCATTACGCAGGAGTCATTTTGGATGAACACTGAAATTAACAGAGGTTACTAACTTGTTGGAGTCATGTCGTTCAGCTGCCGTAATCTTTCTTCTGCCACACGAACGGCTCGAGTCGAGTTCCTAATGCCTTGTGTAATTTCTTGGCTACAATAGGAAATTAATGAatgttaaatttattaattatgagatATTCAGAAGAGAGAGAAGCTAGAGGTTAAAACATCTAACCCCAGATCATTGAGCTCTGTTGTCAAGTCGCTGATCTCCATCCCAGACAATCGAACGGCAGCCATCGTATCAGGGAGCTCCTCTCTCGTGGCGTCCATCAACTTCTCTAGTGACTCAGCTGCTCTTCTAAACGCCTTCAATCGAACATACGAAAATCGAGCACAATAAACGAGGGGAACCAAACAAAGTACACTACCGATGACATATTTCATCAACATTTTCTGATCCCCGTGGATGTATTATATAACAATATGCATTATTGCCTTTTCCATGCTTATTTTCAGCTAATGATCAGCAACTTCTATTGCAGGTGGCACATTTACATTTAACAGAATATTTTATCAGTAAAGACTAAAGAGAAAACATGTAGCAAAAAGGATTATAAAAACAAACCAGAAGAGTCGGGATTGCAGAACAAAAGAGCCATGTTGCAGATATCGCCACCTGATAATATGAAAATGAGTATCATCATTAAAACCATCCAGACAAAACAACTTGATGGAAGCAAATAGTACATAAGATGTATCCAAGATAGGAATGCCACgccaaaaaatcaaatatcaaataaactGTATATGTTCAACCATTCAGCTCAACTGTAAGTCTTATGGTGTATAAGTAGATTTTCACAATTATGTTACATCCCAAATCCAAATCGTGCCATCGTTGACATTCTATAAAACCAAAAAGTAACTTTAAGAGATATCAATCCTCAAAAGCACATAAAATGGCTGAAAACCAGTCCATTTCATAATTGAATGCTGAATTTCCTActtcataaataaaatacaatgaaatttgCGTCTATTGATCATTGGAAGGCAGCAGCAAAGAAGCTAATAGCTAGCTAACAACAGAGGGAATAACAAACAGCAGTGAGCGGCAACAAAACTTTTTGCCCGGAAAATAATAAACCCCAAAACTTGTATTGCTCTTTACACTCAGTTTCAGTTTCATCCAGAGAGACTGTAGGGGTGAGACATAAATCACTCAACGAGTTGGGTACGAACAAGTTCTaaacaataacattatacattTATACCAAAGGTAATATTCTAAACAGAAAATAGAAAGCAGCAGAGACAAACATCTGATAAAGACAAATGCAAATTAAGCTCTTCAACACTAAATGCAGGCTGCCAACTCATTTAATATTGTGAAAGAGATTAGGCCTTGTACACAATACACACTACAAAATACAAATGTGCATGCCTATAAATACAAGTACTTAATTATCATTTGTATAGagcaaaatatgaaaaataaaatacagaAACCTAAGTGCtttaaagatttaaattgattttggtaccaaATATATAGAGTTGTAATGCCAGAACACtattaaacataattaaatattttattttaaattatattagacTCCATTTTGTCAATCACTATTCCAACTATTTACGTTACACCAATGTAAAAtggaaactatatatataattttcgtcCCCGAACCCTAGGGTGCATGGTTTCTGTGGGCGACTACAAAACCGGTACCTGTTTTAGACCAGGTGTTAAAAAATGAACACATGGCCTAAACAACGGTACCGGGTTTCTGTAGTCGCCCACAGGGGGTGCGGCGATCGAGACtatgaatatatatatccaCGCGTCCTAGTGTGCAAGATTTTTGTGAACGATCACCATAACATACCGTTTTAGTGGTTTAAAAAAACACACTAAAACATCACTCACGAAAATC comes from Henckelia pumila isolate YLH828 chromosome 4, ASM3356847v2, whole genome shotgun sequence and encodes:
- the LOC140860910 gene encoding uncharacterized protein, producing MAFDERPEGCYAISPRNADAVSEIPRFSEPNSPPPAPRLCTFKHVSIYDASEFLKMLKAAALALPVPNPGIPCSFRGGSGAVSNSRWRLSLKLHNRPRFASSTVQSVGLSSAVGSSPELRSYQYTFTHRHIHVLSFIACGVAISATWLFCSAIPTLLAFRRAAESLEKLMDATREELPDTMAAVRLSGMEISDLTTELNDLGQEITQGIRNSTRAVRVAEERLRQLNDMTPTTPVQVVPPKEIRIHEPSLARSARGAREGIVKGRAAVQTFFTLVRFSMKLLSYLRFRAKASI